A window of the Dyadobacter pollutisoli genome harbors these coding sequences:
- a CDS encoding SusC/RagA family TonB-linked outer membrane protein has protein sequence MDPNSIIGLRRTLWCFLVAVLMAMPDFSQASGAPRLDKTIKGKITAKTDGSAMPGVNIIVKGTQVGTSSDASGNYSITISDQPRQVLVFSYIGHETQEVTVGNESVINISLVEGAETLGEYVVTALGLSREKRSLGYSVGEIDGKDISRVAQENVLNSMAGKVPGVTISSTGGTGSSVSMIIRGATSLSNDNQPLFVVDGVPIANTLNNVSQIGNDNRVDYGNAISSINPDDVESVSILKGPNAAALYGSRAGNGVVLITTKSGSKSKKMTVSVNSNTVFDRPYRYLNMHSKFATGILPFTPDNNPYPGGVLMIEEGSAGGVGPELDKGYKAIQWNSPKDANGNPIATELVSHPDNVKNFVRTGITTTNGVSIANSTDLVSYRLSYSNMTNRGIIPNSDLFRNSLNMNSSVKLSKNVRISSNIDFSRNNSNNRPATNRGANPLQWAYAVSPHIDIRDLRDYWVPGQEGLQQLSQAKGAYNNPYFLAYEVNNGFVRDRVFGNMKADWQITPHLSLMGRYSLDTYREERETKIGNSYTNDSRGAYGVINLSRFERNADFLATYKRDVSDFSVSISAGGNSRYQKNTDISSATRNGTGLIIPGLFTISNIAPASLSYGNYKSERAVFSVYGLANFGFKDMVYLDVTARNDWSSTLPKANRSYFYPSASLSLLLNQALRMPNQISLLKLRGGVAQVGNDTNPYSLLATLGNAGAWDGITRLSKSGTILLPDLKPEIATSYEYGLDLNMYANKLRFSATYYQVENRNQIIPTKLPGSSGFNSKNINAGLLVSKGLELTLGGTPIDKDGWRLDVNANWSRNRTTIKSLSDGLDLYTLWTDAKGGAWTYVGDKIGDLYDSEIVTVEDKASPYFGYPILDENGSWQSIAAARTKNKIGNFNPDFILGMQTSLSYKGFSLNMTFDWRNGGDFVSQTYRYGESDLKSQRFLDNLINPNGMTGDQLRNYLVDNNKVIIEGNKFNIVGGPTAEYGGFPFEYGGNTYNYAVFNPGVIAEYNSEGEITGYTENLGGAGTKYIPYGDNYPWDFTRAATFDASFVKLREVSLGYDLPSAFVKRIGLQNVNVAVYSRNIILWTKAKIGIDPEMAFQQESGAQAGTQFKQGIERYNVTPWVMPIGFKLGLTF, from the coding sequence ATGGATCCAAATTCTATTATTGGCCTGCGTCGAACACTATGGTGCTTCCTCGTAGCGGTATTAATGGCGATGCCTGACTTTTCGCAGGCTTCCGGTGCCCCCAGACTGGACAAGACTATTAAAGGTAAGATCACGGCAAAGACCGATGGTTCGGCCATGCCCGGTGTGAACATTATCGTCAAAGGTACGCAAGTCGGTACCTCGTCCGATGCCTCAGGTAATTATTCTATTACAATTAGTGACCAACCCAGGCAGGTACTGGTGTTCTCTTACATTGGTCACGAAACCCAGGAAGTAACTGTTGGAAATGAGTCAGTTATTAATATTTCGCTAGTAGAAGGAGCCGAAACACTGGGCGAATACGTCGTTACAGCCCTCGGCCTTTCGCGTGAAAAACGCTCATTGGGTTATTCTGTGGGAGAGATCGATGGCAAAGACATCAGTCGGGTAGCACAGGAAAACGTATTGAATTCGATGGCCGGCAAAGTACCGGGCGTAACCATCAGCTCAACCGGCGGAACAGGCTCCTCAGTGAGTATGATCATTCGCGGCGCGACCTCGCTAAGTAATGATAACCAGCCACTTTTCGTGGTAGACGGTGTGCCCATTGCCAACACTTTGAACAACGTTAGCCAGATCGGTAATGACAACCGCGTGGATTATGGTAATGCAATTTCAAGCATTAACCCTGACGATGTGGAAAGTGTATCCATTCTGAAGGGGCCGAACGCTGCTGCCTTATATGGTTCGCGCGCAGGCAATGGCGTTGTCCTGATCACTACAAAAAGCGGAAGCAAATCGAAAAAAATGACGGTGTCGGTCAATTCCAATACGGTTTTTGACAGACCTTATAGATACTTGAACATGCATTCCAAATTTGCGACAGGTATCCTTCCATTTACACCCGACAACAACCCATATCCAGGCGGAGTCCTGATGATTGAGGAAGGTTCGGCCGGTGGTGTAGGTCCTGAGCTGGACAAAGGCTATAAGGCAATACAATGGAACAGCCCGAAAGATGCAAACGGCAATCCTATTGCAACCGAGCTGGTTTCCCACCCGGATAACGTTAAAAACTTTGTTCGCACCGGTATCACCACCACAAATGGGGTCTCTATTGCCAACAGCACAGATCTGGTATCATACCGTTTGTCGTATTCGAACATGACCAACAGAGGTATCATCCCGAATTCAGACTTGTTCCGTAACTCGCTGAACATGAACTCATCGGTGAAGCTCAGCAAAAATGTGAGAATTAGCAGTAACATTGATTTCAGCCGCAATAATTCCAATAACCGCCCCGCTACGAACAGGGGAGCAAACCCATTGCAATGGGCGTATGCAGTTTCCCCTCATATTGATATCAGAGATTTAAGAGACTATTGGGTACCTGGGCAGGAAGGTCTGCAGCAACTGTCGCAAGCAAAGGGCGCATATAACAACCCTTATTTCCTTGCTTATGAGGTGAATAACGGCTTCGTTCGTGACCGTGTATTTGGTAACATGAAGGCCGACTGGCAGATCACCCCACATTTGAGTTTAATGGGACGGTACTCTTTGGATACTTACCGCGAAGAACGCGAAACCAAGATCGGCAACAGTTATACTAATGACAGCCGTGGTGCTTACGGTGTGATCAATTTGTCGAGATTTGAGCGTAATGCAGACTTTCTCGCTACTTATAAAAGAGACGTGAGCGATTTCAGCGTATCGATTTCGGCAGGTGGTAACTCACGTTATCAGAAAAATACTGACATCAGCTCAGCTACCAGAAATGGTACAGGTTTGATCATCCCAGGTCTTTTCACGATTTCCAACATTGCTCCTGCCAGCCTTAGTTACGGAAATTACAAATCAGAACGGGCGGTGTTCAGTGTGTATGGTTTGGCTAACTTCGGGTTTAAGGACATGGTTTACCTGGACGTTACAGCTCGTAACGACTGGTCCAGCACGCTGCCAAAGGCAAACAGATCCTACTTTTATCCATCAGCTTCGCTTAGCTTATTATTGAATCAGGCACTTCGGATGCCTAATCAGATCAGCCTGCTGAAACTGAGAGGTGGTGTTGCCCAGGTAGGTAATGACACAAATCCATATAGCTTGCTGGCAACATTAGGCAATGCAGGCGCATGGGATGGCATAACCAGACTGAGCAAATCAGGTACTATTCTGCTACCTGATCTGAAACCTGAAATCGCTACATCTTACGAGTATGGCCTGGACCTGAACATGTATGCCAACAAGTTGCGTTTTTCAGCCACTTATTATCAGGTTGAAAATCGTAACCAGATCATCCCAACCAAACTTCCCGGGTCAAGTGGATTTAATTCTAAAAACATCAACGCCGGTCTGCTTGTCAGCAAAGGTCTTGAATTGACATTGGGAGGAACACCTATTGATAAGGACGGATGGAGATTGGATGTCAACGCCAACTGGTCTAGAAACCGTACCACTATCAAATCGTTGTCAGATGGACTTGACCTCTATACGCTCTGGACTGACGCAAAAGGTGGTGCCTGGACGTATGTTGGAGACAAGATCGGAGATTTGTATGACTCGGAGATCGTAACTGTAGAAGACAAAGCATCGCCTTACTTCGGCTACCCAATTCTTGACGAAAACGGATCGTGGCAGAGTATTGCGGCTGCCAGGACCAAAAATAAGATCGGTAATTTCAATCCGGACTTTATTCTGGGAATGCAAACTTCACTGTCTTACAAAGGTTTCAGCCTTAATATGACATTCGATTGGAGAAATGGCGGAGACTTCGTATCACAGACTTACCGCTACGGTGAATCGGATTTGAAATCACAACGCTTCCTGGATAACCTGATCAATCCAAACGGAATGACCGGCGATCAGCTGAGAAACTACCTGGTTGACAACAATAAGGTGATCATTGAAGGTAACAAGTTCAACATTGTGGGTGGGCCGACAGCTGAGTATGGCGGATTCCCATTTGAATACGGTGGAAATACTTACAACTATGCCGTGTTTAACCCGGGTGTAATTGCTGAGTACAATTCAGAAGGCGAGATCACTGGTTATACCGAAAATTTAGGTGGTGCCGGTACTAAGTACATTCCTTACGGAGACAATTATCCATGGGATTTCACCCGTGCCGCTACATTTGATGCATCTTTCGTAAAGCTTCGTGAAGTTTCCCTGGGCTATGATCTGCCAAGCGCATTTGTGAAAAGAATCGGCCTGCAAAATGTAAATGTTGCCGTGTACAGCCGTAACATTATCTTGTGGACAAAAGCCAAGATTGGTATTGACCCTGAAATGGCATTCCAACAAGAATCCGGCGCTCAGGCAGGAACTCAGTTCAAGCAAGGAATTGAGCGGTACAATGTAACTCCCTGGGTGATGCCAATCGGTTTCAAACTTGGTCTAACATTCTAA
- a CDS encoding SusD/RagB family nutrient-binding outer membrane lipoprotein, protein MKSIKIFAIVAIAGLFSCSDDELRTYDALQQKDAIESVNDPYLLASIIKKTALFYQKMGYDTRMLPGAVQHMGSNYQSGDNFYSGFKSPVTDMYTSMEILKLIDGSIGLAEDRGSKTHEGIFKVFRVLLFSYMTDFYGDVYYSEALKAREGVLYPKYDKQVDIYNGLLKELDDANALMDAGTETVSGSYDLMFGGSKEKWKKFSNSLKLRLLMRASNKLPDAGARIAALANAPVLSDPTDNASISYIGTTGPIGSDPGNSWTGGPLNWGTIDNFDTRRPCKTLIDKLTELNDPRMQVWFAPVEKPWTSDPAKHGVSFTTTDPNGYTYTSTWEYIDRKNKDIAAYATKEILLDSNKVYAGFVAGMLADWKNGNGHYDVAAGGAVGNFKVSKFSKLFRENKHSLLKAMVMNSDEVQFILAEAAAKGLIPGSADAYYRKGITNSLLRWGVNQVAVDKYLAQAVVALPADKAGQLAKIADQKWISLFLVSSEAYLDLRRTKLPNIFSNGRLSGFPFPERYRYPGDELGQNKPAYDLGVSSLTPAVDDQFSKMWLLK, encoded by the coding sequence ATGAAATCGATAAAAATATTTGCCATAGTTGCAATCGCCGGACTGTTCTCCTGCAGTGACGATGAGCTCCGTACCTACGATGCATTGCAGCAGAAAGACGCCATTGAATCCGTTAACGATCCTTACCTGCTGGCGTCGATCATTAAAAAGACTGCATTGTTTTACCAGAAAATGGGGTACGATACCCGCATGCTGCCTGGTGCAGTGCAACACATGGGAAGCAATTACCAGAGTGGCGACAACTTCTACTCAGGGTTCAAATCGCCGGTAACGGACATGTATACTTCGATGGAAATCCTGAAACTCATCGACGGCTCCATCGGGCTTGCGGAAGATCGGGGCTCCAAAACACACGAAGGTATTTTCAAGGTATTTCGCGTGTTGCTTTTTTCTTACATGACTGATTTTTACGGTGACGTATATTACTCAGAGGCACTTAAAGCAAGAGAGGGAGTTCTTTATCCGAAGTATGATAAACAGGTCGATATTTATAACGGGCTTTTAAAAGAACTCGACGATGCCAATGCATTAATGGATGCTGGTACCGAGACGGTTTCAGGAAGCTATGACCTGATGTTTGGAGGAAGTAAGGAGAAATGGAAGAAGTTTTCGAATTCGCTGAAACTGAGATTGCTCATGCGCGCATCAAACAAATTGCCGGATGCCGGTGCCCGCATTGCGGCGCTTGCTAATGCCCCGGTATTGAGCGATCCTACTGACAATGCTTCTATTTCTTATATAGGAACAACTGGCCCAATAGGTAGCGACCCGGGAAACTCCTGGACAGGTGGCCCGCTAAACTGGGGTACTATCGACAACTTTGATACCCGCAGACCATGTAAGACGCTGATCGACAAGCTGACAGAGCTGAATGACCCACGTATGCAAGTATGGTTTGCGCCGGTGGAAAAACCCTGGACAAGCGATCCCGCAAAGCATGGCGTGAGTTTCACAACCACAGATCCAAACGGATATACCTATACATCTACGTGGGAGTACATCGATCGTAAGAACAAGGACATCGCGGCTTATGCGACTAAGGAGATCCTGCTTGATTCGAACAAGGTGTATGCAGGTTTTGTAGCTGGTATGCTAGCGGACTGGAAAAATGGAAACGGTCATTACGATGTTGCTGCCGGTGGAGCAGTTGGTAATTTCAAGGTTTCCAAATTCTCTAAGTTGTTCAGGGAAAACAAACATTCACTGCTTAAAGCCATGGTGATGAACAGCGACGAAGTACAGTTTATTCTGGCTGAGGCGGCTGCAAAAGGCCTTATTCCAGGAAGCGCCGACGCTTATTACCGCAAAGGGATTACAAATTCACTTTTACGCTGGGGAGTTAACCAGGTTGCTGTGGATAAATACCTGGCACAGGCTGTTGTTGCGCTACCAGCGGACAAAGCAGGGCAACTTGCAAAAATTGCCGATCAGAAATGGATCAGTTTGTTCCTCGTGTCATCAGAAGCTTATCTGGATCTTCGCCGCACGAAGTTGCCGAATATATTTAGCAATGGCCGTTTGAGCGGATTCCCATTCCCGGAACGCTATCGCTACCCGGGTGACGAGCTTGGACAGAATAAGCCGGCGTACGACCTGGGCGTGTCTTCACTGACTCCGGCGGTTGACGATCAGTTTTCAAAAATGTGGTTATTAAAATAA
- a CDS encoding PhoPQ-activated pathogenicity-related family protein — protein sequence MSVKMIKITLKLLLIQFLFVFTSNAQKKITPETALESYLNNGDKTFKWELKDSFTKENLTFYNVLVTSQKWREFIWTHQLTIIVPKDNQHDDALLFITGGSNTDGLPNWNGKKDEKMYASLGEVAKTNHAIVALLKQTPNQPFFGDLTEDALISYTLHNWKKDKDYSWPLLFPMVKSAVKAMDVVQEFSKQKLNHTVNKFVVTGASKRGWTTWLTGASDKRVEAIAPMVIDVLNMPVSLDYQIKSWGDYSIQIEDYVKLGIPQSTGSTDGEAITKMIDPYSYRAKLTMPKMIFMGTNDEYWVVDNIKNYLDKIPGNNMLHYVPNAGHDLGDGTQAMQALSAFFGATITKRPYTECKWTQSVAGKEIKLDIKATSDALVDVILWSASSTDQDLRNDTWTSKSLGISSKSAVKVTETFPASGFRAFYVDLKYKTPKGDTYTESTRVFLTNSKNVL from the coding sequence ATGTCTGTGAAAATGATCAAGATCACATTGAAATTACTGCTGATCCAGTTTTTGTTTGTATTTACCTCCAATGCTCAGAAAAAGATCACTCCCGAAACTGCATTGGAAAGTTACCTGAACAATGGTGATAAAACCTTCAAATGGGAGCTCAAAGACTCATTTACAAAAGAAAACCTTACTTTTTATAATGTACTCGTTACGTCGCAGAAGTGGCGAGAATTTATCTGGACGCACCAGCTGACCATTATCGTTCCAAAGGACAACCAGCATGATGATGCCTTGCTTTTCATAACTGGTGGTTCTAATACAGACGGCCTTCCGAATTGGAATGGTAAAAAAGACGAGAAGATGTATGCGTCGCTGGGCGAGGTGGCGAAAACCAATCACGCTATTGTGGCTTTGCTGAAGCAAACACCTAATCAGCCGTTTTTCGGGGATTTGACCGAAGATGCATTGATTTCATATACGCTGCACAATTGGAAAAAAGATAAAGATTATAGCTGGCCGCTGCTGTTTCCGATGGTTAAAAGCGCGGTGAAGGCCATGGATGTGGTACAGGAGTTTTCAAAACAAAAACTCAATCATACCGTGAACAAGTTCGTAGTGACGGGTGCCTCCAAACGCGGCTGGACTACCTGGCTCACAGGCGCAAGTGACAAACGGGTGGAAGCGATAGCGCCAATGGTGATCGACGTGCTGAATATGCCGGTTAGTCTCGACTATCAGATCAAATCCTGGGGTGATTACAGCATTCAAATTGAAGATTATGTAAAGCTGGGCATTCCGCAATCGACTGGTTCTACCGACGGCGAAGCAATCACAAAAATGATCGATCCGTACTCATACCGCGCCAAACTGACCATGCCAAAAATGATTTTTATGGGCACCAATGACGAGTACTGGGTGGTGGACAACATTAAAAATTACCTGGACAAAATCCCCGGCAACAACATGCTGCATTATGTACCGAACGCGGGACACGACTTGGGTGATGGTACGCAGGCGATGCAGGCTTTGAGTGCTTTCTTCGGAGCTACGATTACCAAAAGACCTTATACCGAATGCAAATGGACACAATCGGTGGCTGGTAAGGAGATCAAGCTGGATATTAAAGCGACTTCTGATGCATTGGTTGACGTCATTCTTTGGTCGGCCAGTTCGACGGATCAGGATTTGCGTAATGATACCTGGACGAGCAAAAGCCTTGGTATAAGCAGTAAGTCAGCTGTGAAGGTGACCGAAACATTTCCTGCAAGTGGCTTTCGGGCATTTTATGTGGATTTGAAATACAAAACACCCAAAGGCGACACTTATACAGAAAGCACAAGGGTTTTTCTGACAAACAGTAAAAACGTTCTATAA
- a CDS encoding SusD/RagB family nutrient-binding outer membrane lipoprotein produces the protein MKKLIKKSIIFPLLATMLIFSCKDLSELNENPNGVGPESVNPNLVMPTVLTEVAKSYVNLGYQDIAGVVQHTQKDAWSSGHNDYDWSNQSWNGYYDILRNNDLFYNRSVELNFEFHQGVSLVMKSFVFGLITDLWGDAPYTNALKGEAGAVGDILPAFDGQDKIYAGIIADLEKANTLLSKPKAEYEGIVDNVDVYYGGDPTKWRKMANSLLLRYYMRLSVKQPDIAKAGIEKIVGNAAQYPIITTNSEDATMGFPGNSDADAWPANAVFDASGSNYRRIKMCATLVEKLQTLKDPRLGIWANKVEVPLVVDATQPAGTDKIVDGKRILSPEKVKNTLYDTDPEYVGLPPSFSALPSAYNLNPTPGQTSFNPHASFLNNIYKAAKGPLLRARLISAAEVHFILAEAALKGWAAGVAKDHYEAGIKASMDTWTVGSSYTAYIATPGVVFDKTIKQVLEQKWIASWTAATEAWFDFRRTGFPELKAGPAAKREVLPVRFYYMQDELQINKANAESAVSKLEITSYSQADKGNSAWSKQWLIQGTAKPW, from the coding sequence ATGAAAAAATTGATCAAAAAATCCATCATATTCCCGTTGCTGGCGACGATGTTGATCTTCTCTTGTAAAGATCTGTCGGAGCTCAACGAGAACCCGAACGGAGTAGGGCCAGAAAGTGTAAATCCCAACTTGGTCATGCCTACGGTGCTGACAGAGGTGGCCAAAAGCTATGTAAACCTGGGTTATCAGGATATCGCGGGTGTTGTTCAGCATACACAAAAGGACGCGTGGTCCAGCGGGCATAATGATTATGACTGGAGTAATCAGAGCTGGAATGGTTACTACGATATTTTGAGAAACAATGATCTGTTTTATAACAGGTCTGTCGAGCTTAATTTTGAATTCCATCAGGGAGTATCACTAGTCATGAAATCTTTCGTTTTTGGATTGATCACTGACCTTTGGGGAGATGCGCCTTATACCAATGCTCTAAAAGGAGAAGCCGGAGCTGTTGGTGATATTTTGCCTGCATTTGACGGCCAGGATAAAATTTACGCCGGAATTATTGCCGATCTTGAAAAAGCCAACACATTGCTTTCCAAACCCAAAGCCGAATACGAAGGTATTGTTGACAATGTGGATGTGTACTACGGTGGCGATCCAACGAAATGGAGGAAAATGGCAAACTCGCTGCTGCTGCGTTACTATATGCGTTTGTCGGTAAAACAGCCTGATATTGCCAAAGCAGGAATTGAGAAAATCGTTGGCAATGCTGCACAGTATCCTATCATTACGACCAATTCCGAAGATGCGACCATGGGTTTCCCTGGTAACAGCGATGCCGATGCGTGGCCTGCCAATGCGGTGTTCGATGCGAGTGGAAGCAACTATCGTCGTATCAAAATGTGTGCGACATTGGTTGAAAAATTACAGACATTGAAAGATCCGCGCCTGGGTATCTGGGCTAATAAAGTGGAAGTGCCCTTAGTTGTGGACGCTACACAACCTGCCGGAACTGACAAAATTGTAGACGGAAAAAGGATTTTATCTCCGGAAAAAGTGAAAAATACGCTGTACGATACAGATCCTGAGTACGTTGGGCTGCCACCAAGCTTCTCTGCTTTGCCATCAGCATACAACCTCAACCCGACTCCCGGACAAACATCGTTTAACCCGCATGCATCTTTCCTGAATAACATTTACAAAGCGGCAAAGGGACCACTGCTCCGGGCACGTTTGATCTCGGCTGCCGAAGTGCATTTCATTCTGGCCGAAGCGGCATTGAAAGGATGGGCTGCTGGTGTTGCGAAAGACCACTACGAAGCTGGCATCAAAGCATCCATGGATACGTGGACAGTAGGGAGTTCCTACACAGCCTACATTGCTACGCCTGGTGTTGTTTTTGATAAAACGATCAAGCAAGTTTTGGAACAAAAATGGATCGCCAGCTGGACAGCCGCAACCGAAGCCTGGTTCGATTTCAGAAGAACGGGTTTTCCAGAGTTGAAAGCGGGACCTGCTGCCAAAAGAGAAGTGCTGCCGGTTCGTTTCTACTATATGCAGGATGAACTTCAAATCAATAAGGCCAATGCGGAAAGTGCGGTGAGTAAGCTGGAAATCACCAGTTATTCCCAGGCCGACAAAGGAAATAGTGCATGGTCTAAACAATGGCTTATACAGGGAACTGCAAAGCCCTGGTAA